DNA from Brevibacterium sp. 'Marine':
GTTCGACACGATCGGATGGCTCGCCCCGATCCTGCTCATCCTCGCCCGACTCGGACAGGGCTTCTCCGCCGGCGGCGAATCCGTGGGCGGACCCTCCTTCGTCTACGAACACGCCCCGGTGGCCAAGCGCGGTCTGTGGATCAACATCACTTTGGCCGCGACTGCTCTGCCCTCGGTGTTCGCCGGCGGTCTCATCCTGGTGCTGTCGACGGTGATGAGCGATGCGTCCTTCGATTCCTGGGGTTGGCGAGTGCCGTTCCTGCTGGCCCTGCCGCTGTCGGCCGTCGGTCTGTGGATCCGGTCGAAGACCGACGAATCCGAGCTGTTCAAGCAGACTGCTGCGGAACGTCCCAAGGAGTTCAGCCCGATCCGCGAATCCTTCCGCGAGAACTGGGTCGGCATGCTCCAGGTCTTCTTCGTCCTCGGCGTCACCGCACTCGGCTTCTACATGCTCTCGGCCTACTTCGTCACCTACATCCAGACCACGGGAGACCTCAGCCGTGAGCAGTCGCTGCTGATCAATGCGATCGCCATGGCCAGCTACACGATCTTCCTGCCCATCGCGGGCCACCTCGGTGATCGGTTCGGTCGGCGCCCCATGCTCATCGCGGGCACGATTCTGCTGGCGGTCACCTCGGTGCCGGCGTTCGGCCTTGTGACTAGCGGACACATGGGGCTGGCCTTCCTCGGGCAGACCATCTTCGTCCTCGCGCTCTGCTGCTACGGCGGCGGCTGCTACACCTTCTTCTGCGAGCGATTCTCGACGAAGACGCGGTTCACCTCGGCGGCCATCAGCTACAACATCTCGTACGCAGTGCTCGGCGGCACCGCGCCGTTCGTCGGCACCTGGCTCGTCGACATCACCGGCGTCAACACCGCTCCCGGCTACTACATGGCCGCAGTCGCCGCCCTGTGCCTCGTCCTCATCTTCGTCACGCGTCTGCCCGAGACCCGTGGACGGCTGGGGTGAGCACTGGTGAGCCTGCATTGACATCGAGTTTCGTCCACTTTCACATCACATTTTGTACAGATCATCGAGATGAAAAGCGATGAACTGAACGAAAAGCGATGTGCGAGCCCCAACCGACCCCCCCCCACCCGCGCCCCACCAGAGCCCCACCCGCGCCCCAGACCCATGCAAACCACTACCCACCCTCATGAGAGAAGCGATCAGCAATGAACCATCAGGCAGCCCCGTCCTCCGACGCAGCCTTCCTCGCCGACTTCCACTTCGTCGCCACCATCGGTGCCACCGACAACAACGGCGTCGACCGGCAGGCGCTGACGCCGGAGGACAAGCAGACGCGTGACTGGATGCGCGGCTGGGCGACGGACAACGGCTTCGACGTGCGCGTCGACGCGATCGGGAACATGTTCGCGTGCCTCGATTTCGTCCCCGAAGCCCCGTACGTCCTCATCGGCTCCCACCTCGACTCGCAGCCGCTCGGGGGGCGCTTCGACGGAGCCTACGGAGTCATCGCCGCCCTCTTCGCGGCCCTGCGGGTGAAAGAGGAGCTCGCCGAATCTGGTCTGAAACCCACGTTCAATCTCGCCGTCGTCAACTGGTTCAACGAGGAGGGCGGTCGCTTCGCCCCGTCGATCATGGGCAGCTCCGTCTACGCCGGGCTCTTCGACCTCGACGAGATGCTCGCCGTCACCGATCTCAAAGGCACCACCGTCGCCGAGGCGCTGGGCGCCATCGGCTATGCCGGCACCGACCCCCCGCCGGAGGCGATCACCTACGCCGAGATCCACATCGAACAGGGCCGCATCCTCGAACGCGAAGCCACGGACATCGGCGTCGTCGAGGCCAGCTGGTACACACAGAAACTCGACATCGACGTCCTCGGCGAACAGTCGCACACGGGAGCAACCGCGATGGCCGACCGGCACGATGCGCTCGTCGCAGCCGCGAAGGTCGTCCTCGCGGTCGCCGAGGTGGTCGATGAGTTCGAGGAAGAAGCGCTCGTTTCCTCGGTCGGCCAGCACGTCGTCGAACCGAACTCGCCGATCGTCGTTCCCCGCCGCGTCCATATGGTCGCCGACCTCCGCTCCTCCGCTCCCGCCATCGTCCAAGCCGCCCGCGACTCGCTCAAGACCCAGATCGCCAAGATCGCCCGCGCCCACGACATCACGATCAACGTCCGCGACTTCGACATCCGCGACAAACGCCAATTCCCGACCGAGGGCGTCGAACTCGCCGAGAAAGCCGTCGCCAACGAGGGCTTGAGCATCCGCCGGCTGGAAACCATGGCCGGTCACGATTCCGTGGCGATGAATCACCGCGTGCCCGCCGTGATGATGTTCGTGCCCAGCGTCGACGGCGTCTCCCACTGCGAACGCGAATTCACCACCGACGACGACATGCTCCGCGGAGTCCGCGTCCTCACCTCGGTGGCCGGCGAACTCGTCCGTGGTGAACTCGCCGACGTCCGTGACGGTGCCGTGTGGGTCGGTTCCTCCGTCGCCGAGGCGCGCGCATGAGCACCGATATTCAGCGCATCCGCTACGGTGAGAGCAGCGACCTCCTGCGAACTCACATCGAGGTGACCCCATGACCGCCAATGCAACCGGTCCAGCCACAGCGCCCGACCCCACTCAACCCTGGACTCTGTCCGCCACCGAGGCGCTCGCTGCTTTCCGGACCAAGGAGCTGTCCCCGGTCGACTACCTGAGCTCGCTCATCGGTCGGATCACCTCTGACGATGAGCGCATCAATGCGGTCACCGAAGTCGTCGAGGAGGCGGTCACCTCGGCGCGGGAGGCCGAGACGTTCTATGCGAACGCCACCGATGATGACCTCGCCGAGGCGGCCGCCTCCCGTCCGCTGCTCGGGCTTCCCGTGATCGCCAAGGAGAAACACGCGATCGCCGGCCGCGGCCTCACCCAAGGGCTGCTCCACGAACGCGACACCATCGCCGACAACGATGCCGCGATCATCGCCCGCATCCGCGCCGCCGGGGGATTCGTCCACGCCCGTGCGACCTCGCCGGAGTTCAGCTGCGCGACGATCACGCACTCGCCGATGTGGGGCGTGACCCGCAACCCGTGGAACCTCGACCTCTCACCCGGCGGGTCCTCCGGCGGGTCCGGTGCCGCGCTCGCCGCCGGGTTTGCGCCCCTGGCCACCGCCTCCGACATCGCCGGTTCGACGAGGCTGCCCGCCGCGTTCACCGGCACCGTCGGGTACAAAGCCCCGTACGGCCGGATCCCCGGCGCCCAGCCGCTGGCCGCCGACTGGTATCGCGGGGATGGGCCGATGGCGCGCACCGTCGCCGACGCCGCCCTGCTCGCCAAGGTCATGGTCGGCGTCGATCCGAGCGATCACGCGACGATCGCCTCGCCCGGGTTCCTCGATGACTTCGACCCCGCCGAGGCGGCCGACCGACTCCGCGGACGCAAGGTCGCGCTGTGCGTGCGATTGGGGGACTTCCCCGTCGGGAAGGACATCGAAGCGAACACCCGCGCGGTCGCCTCGGCGCTGGAATCGGCAGGGGCGGACGTCGAGGAGATCGCACTGCCGTGGACGGCCGAGCGGATCTTCGAGACCGCGTTCACGCATTTCGGGAACCTGCTCGCGCCCGCCATGCGCCAGGCCACCCGCGGCCATGAACACACCCTGGCTGAGTACACGGTGCGGTTCATGGACGATGCGGAAGCTGTCGCCGCACGCCGCTCCTTCTATGACGGACTCGCCATGGAAGCGCAGATCCAGGCGGAGCTGGCCTCTGCGATGGACGGGTTCGATGTGCTCGTGGCGCCCACCTCGGCGGTGGCGGGACTGGATGCCGATGCGAGCTATCTCGACGGGATCTGGGTCGGTGCCGACGGCGTCGGTCGCGAAGGTGGCGGCATCGGTCGCGAAGGCGGAGTCGGACAGGCAGATGGAACACGCAGTGCGGGAGTCGGGGGAGACACCGACGGCGTGCGTCTCGACCACTACTGGCAGGCGCATATGACGATGCCGTTCAATATCTGCAACCGTGTGCCGATCGTCAATGTGCCTTCCGGCATGGCCGACTGCGGCATCCCCACAGGAGTCCAGGTCATCGCTCACCCCTACGACGACACCCGCGCCTTCGACGTCGCCGCCGCGATCGAGCAGCTGCGGCCGTGGACCGGGCTGGCGCCGACGGTGCAGCTGGGCTCATCCGATCGATGAGCACACCCTCGCCGAGGTGGGGCGTGCCTCGGCGAGGGTGGGCCCCCCTGGGAGGTCATGGGGGTCATCGACCTGGCCGGCCGCCCCGGCAGTGATCGCGAGCTGCTCGCCTTCGCCGCTCGGTTAGGCTGAATTCGAACAGCAGACGCGTCGAACGAACCGGAGTCGGGCCGATGAGACCCACGCACAGTCAGATGATCACGCTCTCCGACGATATGCGTGCGAACATCGCAGGGGTGCCGGCGCTCGTCGTCAGCCTGGTCGTCGTGTTCGGCCTCGATTTCTCCCCGCTGGGCTCGGGCGCCTGGGCGAAGGGATCGGCGGCTGTGTCGCCGGCTCTGACCGGCGAGTTCATCACGGTCTTCCTCGTCTTCTGGCCCCTGTTCGCCCTCACCTACCTGATGTGGACGCATGTGGGGCTGAACGACCTCGACGAGACCGAGCTCATCGTCCATGCCCGCTGGACACTGGCCAACCGTCGCCGCTGGTGGTCGAGGTGGTTCGGGATGGGAGGGGCGGTCTCCTGGGCGACGATGGCGGCCTATGTGGCGTTCATCTTCAACATCTTCCTCGTCACCTCGGGCGCCGAGGACAGTCCCGTCATCTCCGCAGTGCTCGGTCTCGCGAATGTCATCGCCTCATGGGCGGTGCTCGTATATTCGTTCGCGCTCGAGTTCATGCGCCTCGACCTCAGCGGCGGCGGCAGTCCCGACGCGCGCCAGCTCGAATTCGACATGGACGCCCCGCGCGAGTTCGGCGACTACCTCACCTTCTCCGTGCTGTCATCGACAATGACCGCCGCGCTGCCCGGCCGGGCGGTGTCGCGAATGGCGTGGCGGACGGTGCGCGCCAATGTCATCGTCGCCTTCGCCTTCAACTCCGTCGTCGTCGCGACCCTCGTGTCGATGATCCTCTCCTACGTCATGTGACCGTGCGCAGGCACAGCCCAACGGTGTGAATATCGCCGAGGCGGCCCTCCCCTTTCGGGAGGGCCGCCTCGTGTGCATGGGCTCCCCAACGGTGTGGGCCGCCTCGGTGAAGGTGGGAGGTCACAGCCTCCAGCAGCTGTCGAGCGGAGCCTTGCCCGCGAAGGTGCGGGTGGTGAAGATCTCGATGCGTGGCAGCGCGGCGATGTAGCCGCCGACGTGAGTGGGGGCGAGGTTGTCCTCGAACGCTACCTTGTGACCGGCTCTGCACCAGGTCGAGGCGAGTTCCTTGCCCTGATCGAACGAGATGACGTCGTCGAGGCGGCTGTGGTTGACCAGCAGCGGTACATTCGGCACCTCGGCCTGTCCCAAACGCTGACGGTCGACGATGTCCGTGAAATTCTCGTCGATGATGTCGGTGAATGACTCGCCGTTCTTCGTCAGCGACTCCCCATCCGTGAAGGCGGTCGAGAGCAGGGCCTCGACGGTGCACTTGTCCGCTGTTTCGGCCACCATCTTCTGTCCCTTCTCGTTGAGGAACTCGCTTGTGTCGATGCCGGCCTGCTCGGCGAACCCGACGACACCGTAGAGCGCGAATGCCGTGTAGACGCTCGAGAGCCCGGACACGGTCGTGTGCAGATCGACCGGCACCGCGCCGGCCGAAGCGGAGGCGATGTTGAGCTCGGGCGCCCACTCCTTCTGGAGCTCCAGGGCCGCCGTCGTGGCGTGACCGCCCTGCGAGTAGCCGCGCAGCTGGAGCTTGGTGTCCTCATCGATCTCGCTGCCGTCGACCTGCTGGACGGCGCGTGCCGCGTCGAGGACCGAACGCCCCTCTTCGACGCGGTCGACGAAGTGGTGGGTGCCTTCGGTGCCGAGGCCCATGTAGTCGACGACGACAACGGGATGCTTCGCGGCCAGCGCCGATGCGACCGAGATGCCTTCGTATTCGGTACCCATGCCCATCTGACGGCTGGGAGCGCACTTGTCGGCGATGCCCTGAGTCCCCGGTGAGATGACGACAGCATCGTCGGCGTGACCGCTCGCGCCGTTCGGCGTGAGCAGGGTGGCGGTCGCGGCTCGGGCCTGGCCTTTCTCATCGGTGGTCTTGTACATGAAGACCGTCGACTTCGCGTCATGCTTGATGAGCTTCACCGGGTCGAGGTAGAAATCGGAGTCGGCCTGCTTGAGCACCGTGCCGTCCGCGCTCGGCAGCGAGTCCGGGGTCCGATAGAAGTCCCCGGGGACTCCTGACGCCGGCAGGTCCTCCTGCGCGGCGGCGTATTCGACATCGGCGGGAGTGAGTTCGTCGGTCTTCTCTACGGCCTTCTGCGCCTCTTCGACGCTGATGTCCTCGGGGACGCTGTCGCGATCGAGCGTGCTCGGATCCTCCGCGGCACGGTCGTCGAGGAACTCTTCGGCTTCGTCTTCGGTCTGCGGAACGAGCTCGGCGGCCTGGGCCGGAGCGGTCGTCGTGCACAGGGTGAGTGCGAGGCCGACGATCGCTGCGGCGCTCAGCGCCCGCAGGCGACGATGCGGTCGTGTGGAGGATGTGGTCGGCAGTGCTGTGGTTGGCGTGCTCATAGGCGGTGGTCCTGTTCTGCCTGGTCTCTCGGCATTGAGAAGGTGCGGGACAGTGGTGTCGATGCAGACCACGATGGTGTGCATCGTGACGGTGAGAGCAGTGTGGCGACGGGGTGCGGTCGGCCAGGGTGTTCACCGTCGGACGCCCTGATTGTGACGGGCACCACACACATTACTTGATAGTAGGACTGAGCGGTAGTTAAGTGACGAATATGGTCTGTCGCCAGGTCAGGTGAGGTCAGGTCAGGCGAGGTGCGAGCGGGCGACTTCGACGATGACGAGGAGCGCGCCGACGATCGAAGCGCCGACTGCGAGGCGGTAGAGGAGTCGACGGTCGGCGCGTCGGATGACGAAGTTCGACAGCCACAGACCGATGAGCATGAACGGCAGCAGAACCGCCGCCGCGATGAGGTGCCTGGTGCCGACTTCCCCGCCGATGGTCAGCCCCGTCAGGGACAGGACGCTGCCGAGAGTGAAGTAGGCGCTCATCGTCGAGCGCATCGATGACGGGTCGAGCGAGCGCATGATGACACTGATCGGCGGTCCGCCGATGCTCGTGGCCGTGCCGAAGATCCCCGAGATCGACGAGGCGATGAACATATTGCGATGCGAGGCCGCCGGTGACCAGCCGACCAAGCTGAAGGCGGCACCGGCGAGGACGGTGACCGCGAGCATCAGTGACAGTCCGGAATCCGGCAGCAGCACCACGGCTGCGGTGCCGATCGCGATGCCGGGAAGCCGTCCGAGGGCACCCCAGCCGACGAGCTTCCAATCCACGTCTTGACGCTCACGGGCAAACGCGGTGAAAGAGGTGAGGGTGGCCAGCAGCAGAAGCGCCGATGGCAGCAGGTCGGGGCGCAGAAGCGCGAGCACCGGTGCGGTGATCATGCCGAGGCCGAATCCGATGGAGCCCTGCAGGCAGGCTGAGCCCAGCACCACGATCCCGATGATCAGGTACTGGATGATCTCCATCGGTTCCTCATTCCTCCACCCCGGCCCATTGGACCATGCGGCGCAGATTGCGCGTTCTGAGCAGCCATTCTATGCGCAGAACGCACAGATTGGCATCTTTTTCGTCGAACCTCTTGCGCACAATACGCATACATGGGCTAGTCTTTACGAAGATTGCGCACGGTGATGACGCGGACCAATCCTTGCATCATTCATCGGTCAATCGTTCAGATGTCCATCTACACATGGGAGTGCAGCCATGGCCGCCGATGTCCATAGCGTGAAACGCAGCTCTGTCAATTCGATGCCCGCGCAGAATCCGCTGCCGCGCGGCCTCGGTCTCGTCACCTCGGTCGGGCCCGGTCTCGTGCTGGCCATGTCGTTCCTGGGCACCGGCGACCTCGTCAGCTCCTCCGTCTCCGGTGCCTCCTACGGGTACGCGCTGCTGTGGACGCTCATCCTCTCTCTCATCGCCCGCACCTTCATCATCTCGTCCATCGCGAAGTACACGCTGATGAACAAGCACGGCGACACGCAGATCCTGGACGGCTTCGCCCGCCTCTCGCCGGTCCTTCCCGGAATCATGGGTGCCGTCGTGCTCATCGCCGGATTCATCACCCAGGCCACCTTCCTCCTGGCCGCGGCCGTCGGACTCCACGAGCTCACCGGTGGTCAGTGGGGTGGAGCCTGGGGCCGGTTCTTCTGCGCGATCTTCATCGTCGCGCTCACTCTGTCGCTGGTCATGCTGCGCAAACAGTTCGTCGTCCTCGAGTACTTCGCACGTTTCGCCTCGGTCGCGATGATCATCGCCTTCATCTATGCGCTCATCAAGATCGGCACCTTCGACATCGCCGGCTTCGTGCAGGGAATGGCCTTCGAGATCCCGCAGGAGCAGAACACCTCGGCATTCGCCCCCATCGTCATCGCCTCCGCCACGATCGGCACGATCGCCGGCAACATGCCCAATCTCCTCTACTCCGGGTTCATGCGTGACAAGGGCTGGGTCGGGCCGAAGTATCGGAAGATCCAACAGTTCGACCTCATCGCCGGTATGGCCCCGCTGCTCATCATCAACCTCCTGTTCTGGATCGTCGCGGCCGAGTTCAGCGCCGCCAACCCAGGCTTCTCCATCGGCGACGAGTTCGACCTCTCCCATATGCTCTCGGTTGCGGTCGGTCCGGTCGGTCCGTATCTGCTGTGGATGTGCATCTTCTTCGCTGCGATGACGAGTTTCCCGCCGCAGTCGCGCGGCTTCGCTCAGCTGGCCATCAACGGCATCAACCACACCGTGCCGTCGATGCGGAAGTTCCTCGGCCGCGACGAGGAGAATCCCGCCTTCCGGTGGATCCAGGCGATCGTCTTCATCATCCTGCCCCTGGCCTCGACGATCCCCGGCGCCCCGGATCTCATCTCGCTCAACATCGTCGGCACCGCGATCTCGACCGTACTCAGCCTCCCGATCATCGTCGTCTGCATCCTGCTGCTGACCTCGCGGAAGAAGCACATGCATGCCTACGCCGTCAATCGGAAATGGCAGACCGGACTGCTGCTTCTCCTCGGTATCATCGCCATCGTCGTCGGCGTCCAGATCGCCATGCAGATCCCCGCGATGTTCGCCACCGCGTTCGGATGATCGGGTCGAATCGCCGCCGGCGAGGACTCCCTCGCCGAGGCGGCCCACCCGACCGACGAGCATGGCCGTTCCGCGGAGGATTCCCTCGCCGAGGCGGCCGGGCCCTGCGTTGCGGCCGGGCCCTGCGTTGTCCGATGATCGTTGCCAAGACTTGGAGGAGAAACCCATGAATCTGCTGTCCCAGCCCTCGCTCGACCGCGTGCCGGCGCCGCCGGCGGACGGACGACTCCGCTTCTTCGAGGACGACGGCTGTGCCGCGGCCGTCATCCCCACCGACCGTCGTTCGAACCACGCTCCGTCGATCCTTGCGCTTCGGGACGGCAGCCTGCTGGCCGCCTGGTTCGGCGGCAGCGACGAGGGCAATGGGGACATCGACATCCTGGTGTCCCGCTTCGACGCGGACACGGGGGAGTGGACCGCCTCGGCGAGCGTCACCCATGATGAGATCCGGTCCGATCAGAACCCGGGGCTCTTCGCCGCCCCGGATGGAACGATCTGGCTCGTCTACACCTCCCAGCTGTCCCGCCAGTCAGGAGTGCCGGAGACGTTCAACCTCCAGCACACCTCCGTGGTCAAGGTGATCCGCTCGGCAGACGACGGAGTGAGCTGGAGCGAACCGGAGACGCTCTTCGACCATGAGGGGACGTTCTGCCGCCAGCCGATCCAGATCCTCCACAATGGGACGTGGGCGCACACTCAGTGGCTGTGCTTCGACGACGATTCGAAGAACGGCTCCGACCAACCGGTCGTTCAGCTCTCCGCGGACCAAGGCGCCTCCTGGCGTCAGGTCGAGTTCCCCGAGGCTGCCGGTCGAGTCCACCCGAACATCGTCGAGCTCGAACCGGGACACCTCGTCAGCCTGTTCCGTTCTCGCTTCGCCGACTGGGTCTACCTCAGCCGCTCCGAGGACGGGGGCGAGACCTGGTCGGCGCCCGAGGCCACCGAGGTGCCGAACAACAATGCCGGTCTCAGTGCCTTCCGGCTGCCCTCGGGCAGGCTCGCACTCGTCTCGAACGAGCACCAGGTGGCCACGGAACCCGGCGAAGTGGTCTGGCCGTATGAGCGGATGCGGATCGTCATCGCCGTCTCGGACGACGAGGGCCGCACGTGGCCCGTGCGTCGAGTCATCGAGCCCGGTGACGGGTTCTCCGGCGAGGGGAATCTGCGCAGCAACCGCCGTCAGGAGTACCCGCACGGCATCGTCGACGCCGACGGACTCATCCACGTCGTCTACGCCTACAGCTCACGACGGGCCATCCGTCACGTCGTCTTCGCGGAGGACTGGATCTCCGGCGTCGAAGACCAGGTCCACACCGACTGCAAGCTCTGGGGCTGAACCGCCGGAACCGTCAGCTGTGCACGGCGCTGCCCATCTGGTCGACGCGAACCACGGTGATGCCGCGGTCTTCGAACAGTTTGATCTGCGCGGGATCGGCCGAATCGTCGGTGACGAGCGTCCAACCGGTGCCGAGGTCGGCCCACGCGTGGAAGGGGCGCTGGCCGAGCTTCTCGGCATGGGCGACGACGAAGACGTGGGTGGCTCGGCGGCTCATCAGCTCCTTGAGTCGCACCTGTTCGGGCAGGGCCTCGCACACCCCGTCCTCGGCGGTGACGGCATCGGCGCCGAGGAAGGCGAAGTCGAAGGTGAACCTCTCCAGTCCCGCCTCGGTGATGGGTCCGATGAATCCCTGGCTGACAGGCCGATAGCGGCCGCCGAGGAGCGTGAACTCCACGCCTTCGAGGTCGGCCATCTGCTGCAGCGAGGTCAGTCCGGAGGACACCACGGACAAGGGTGCCGTGTCGCGGAGTGCGCGCGCGATCTGCGCCGTGGTCGTCCCGGCGTCGAGGAGCACATGCGAACCGGCCGGCACCTGCTTGGCGCACCAGGATCCGATGGCGCGTTTGACCTCGGGGGCTTCATGGGAGCGCTCGGCCAGCGTGGTCTCGGACTCCGTCGGGACGGCGATGACTCCGCCGTAGGTGCGGGCCAGCTCGCCCGAGTCAGTGAGCTTCGCGAGGTCGCGACGGATCGTCGACGCGGTGACCCCGAGCATCTCCGAGAGGGCATCGACGCTCATCTCGCCCTGGGTGCGGGCCAGCTGAAGGATCTCCTCGCGACGTTCGCCAGCGTTCATCTCTCTCCTGATCGGTTGTCGTTGGTCGCCACTGTATCGCGGATCATCGCGCGGATTGCGCAGGGCCGCCTCGGTGAGGGCGCCGAACCCGGACTGTCGGCCGCGCAGACCGCGCAGAGCAGAGACTCAGACGACGGCGAGGGCCGCGGCCTGACGCATCGCCTCACTCATCGACTCGGTGTCGACTCTGCCGGTGCCGGCGATGTCGAAGGCGGTGCCGTGATCGACCGAGGTGCGGATGACGGGCAGTCCGACCGTGATGTTGACGCCGGCGTCGATGCCGAGGACCTTGATGGGCCCGTGCCCCTGGTCGTGGTACATCGCGACGATGAGGTCGTAGTCTCCGCGGCCGGCGAGGAAGAATGCGGTGTCGGCTGACAGCGGTCCGACCGCGTCGATGCCGTCGGCCTGCAGCTGCGTGATCGCCGGAGTGATCTTCTCCTCCTCTTCGCCGTAGCCGAAGAGGCCGTTCTCGCCGGCGTGCGGATTGATCGCGCAGACGCCGATGTGCGGTCGTTCCAGCCCGGCTCGGACGAGGGCGTCGTGGCCGCGGCGGACGGTGCGTTCGACGAGGCCGGGTTCGATCTTCGCCACGGCGTCGATGAGACCGATGTGTGTGGTCACATGGATGACGCGCAGTTTGGGGGAGGAGAGCATCATCGAGACCTCTTCGGTCCCGGTCAGCGAGGCGAGCATCTCGGTGTGCCCGGGATATTTGTGACCGGCGGAGTGGAGGGCCTCCTTATTGAGCGGCGCCGTGCAGATCGCCTGCACCTCACCGGACATCGCCAGCTGTGCGGCGCGTTCGATGTAGCGGAACGCCGCATCGCCGGCGACCGGGGAGAGTTCGCCCCAGGGCAGATCGCCCGGAAGGAGGGCGAGGTCGATGACGTTGATGACCCCGTCGTGCTGCTCGGCCTGGGCCGGGGAGTCGACGCGGCGGATCTCGGCCTCGACGCCGAGCACCTGCGCGGCCTGCTCGAGTCGTGCGGCATCGCCGATGACGACGGGCGCGGCGACGGCGAGGACCGAAGAGTCGAGGCAGGCGGCAATGCAGATCTCGGGGCCGACCCCGGCCCCGTCGCCCATGGTCACTGCGACTGTGGGAAGCGCGTTCATTGGCTCTCCTTCGTGGTTCGCGGCGGTGGCCGCGGTGGTCGTGGTGGGCTCGCCGGAGGTCAGAGCCGCGTGGATGAGAGTGAGGGAATCGGGTCCGCCCTGACCGCCGGGCCGGGTGACGACGGCGGTGAGATCAATCTCGTCGATCGACCTCGCCGAGGTGGCCCCGACCGTGGACAGCACGGCCCCCGGGTGGATCTCTCGGACCGTTTCGATCCGGTCCACGCCGAGGTGGTCGAGGACGGCCCTGGCGGTCTCTCCGCCGGCGGCGGCGAGGGCGACAGGTCCGAATCCGGTGAGAGCGCGGGCGGTGAGTTCGGCGAGGAATCCTGGCAGCGGCCGAGGGTCGACGGAGCCTCCCGCGTCGGTGAGTCGGACGACGAGGTGGGACTCGGTCAGGGCCGCGCGGACGAGTGCGGCGGAATCGTCGAGACGGTGCGGATCGTCTGCCCATGCGGCCACCTCGGCGGCAGGGAAGTCGAGCACACGAGCGTCCGAGTGGTCACACAGGTGAGCGATCTGGGCATCGATGCGTTCC
Protein-coding regions in this window:
- a CDS encoding DeoR/GlpR family DNA-binding transcription regulator; its protein translation is MNAGERREEILQLARTQGEMSVDALSEMLGVTASTIRRDLAKLTDSGELARTYGGVIAVPTESETTLAERSHEAPEVKRAIGSWCAKQVPAGSHVLLDAGTTTAQIARALRDTAPLSVVSSGLTSLQQMADLEGVEFTLLGGRYRPVSQGFIGPITEAGLERFTFDFAFLGADAVTAEDGVCEALPEQVRLKELMSRRATHVFVVAHAEKLGQRPFHAWADLGTGWTLVTDDSADPAQIKLFEDRGITVVRVDQMGSAVHS
- the pdxA gene encoding 4-hydroxythreonine-4-phosphate dehydrogenase PdxA; amino-acid sequence: MSAGESGVLVIADDLSGAAEVAATLDPGTPIVLTSSSADSTTGSDDTITEANAGAGSDRSVTEAVVTDPRDLVVDLDCRYLPAESAGACTSAALRDFGSSRAALIKVDSLLRGNIQAALSAALDHALGPVIFAPALPQQSRTVVGAVPFDNGIRLSSTRAWSLEDGSTPETLSDLCPVPARHMGLDELRSLTGTDAADLFKDATVGSETSVDASHAGFGGERLITADAESMEDLTRIVALAETTSAILVGTSALARALAERRRGGLTAPSDAPALADAGDAEAERPDPSSLPRTPTRVLTLLGTAAERIDAQIAHLCDHSDARVLDFPAAEVAAWADDPHRLDDSAALVRAALTESHLVVRLTDAGGSVDPRPLPGFLAELTARALTGFGPVALAAAGGETARAVLDHLGVDRIETVREIHPGAVLSTVGATSARSIDEIDLTAVVTRPGGQGGPDSLTLIHAALTSGEPTTTTAATAANHEGEPMNALPTVAVTMGDGAGVGPEICIAACLDSSVLAVAAPVVIGDAARLEQAAQVLGVEAEIRRVDSPAQAEQHDGVINVIDLALLPGDLPWGELSPVAGDAAFRYIERAAQLAMSGEVQAICTAPLNKEALHSAGHKYPGHTEMLASLTGTEEVSMMLSSPKLRVIHVTTHIGLIDAVAKIEPGLVERTVRRGHDALVRAGLERPHIGVCAINPHAGENGLFGYGEEEEKITPAITQLQADGIDAVGPLSADTAFFLAGRGDYDLIVAMYHDQGHGPIKVLGIDAGVNITVGLPVIRTSVDHGTAFDIAGTGRVDTESMSEAMRQAAALAVV
- a CDS encoding sialidase family protein gives rise to the protein MNLLSQPSLDRVPAPPADGRLRFFEDDGCAAAVIPTDRRSNHAPSILALRDGSLLAAWFGGSDEGNGDIDILVSRFDADTGEWTASASVTHDEIRSDQNPGLFAAPDGTIWLVYTSQLSRQSGVPETFNLQHTSVVKVIRSADDGVSWSEPETLFDHEGTFCRQPIQILHNGTWAHTQWLCFDDDSKNGSDQPVVQLSADQGASWRQVEFPEAAGRVHPNIVELEPGHLVSLFRSRFADWVYLSRSEDGGETWSAPEATEVPNNNAGLSAFRLPSGRLALVSNEHQVATEPGEVVWPYERMRIVIAVSDDEGRTWPVRRVIEPGDGFSGEGNLRSNRRQEYPHGIVDADGLIHVVYAYSSRRAIRHVVFAEDWISGVEDQVHTDCKLWG
- a CDS encoding Nramp family divalent metal transporter — encoded protein: MKRSSVNSMPAQNPLPRGLGLVTSVGPGLVLAMSFLGTGDLVSSSVSGASYGYALLWTLILSLIARTFIISSIAKYTLMNKHGDTQILDGFARLSPVLPGIMGAVVLIAGFITQATFLLAAAVGLHELTGGQWGGAWGRFFCAIFIVALTLSLVMLRKQFVVLEYFARFASVAMIIAFIYALIKIGTFDIAGFVQGMAFEIPQEQNTSAFAPIVIASATIGTIAGNMPNLLYSGFMRDKGWVGPKYRKIQQFDLIAGMAPLLIINLLFWIVAAEFSAANPGFSIGDEFDLSHMLSVAVGPVGPYLLWMCIFFAAMTSFPPQSRGFAQLAINGINHTVPSMRKFLGRDEENPAFRWIQAIVFIILPLASTIPGAPDLISLNIVGTAISTVLSLPIIVVCILLLTSRKKHMHAYAVNRKWQTGLLLLLGIIAIVVGVQIAMQIPAMFATAFG